Proteins from a genomic interval of Capsicum annuum cultivar UCD-10X-F1 chromosome 4, UCD10Xv1.1, whole genome shotgun sequence:
- the LOC107867542 gene encoding uncharacterized WD repeat-containing protein C2A9.03 isoform X1 produces the protein MALYENQDLEYMVDEYYYDTTDFEDSTFGDESSPRSTDLDDSDFEDDFEVSKSKTDTSAVEARNGKDIQGIPWERLNFTRNKYREARLKQYKNYENLSRSREALEKDCKEVEKGHSFYDFQFNTRLVKSTIVHFQLRNLLWSTSKHDVYLMQNHSVMHWSSLLRRGKEVLNVARPLVPTMKYPGSEAQTLTRVQISNMAVRDGLMAAGGFQGELICKYLNQPGVAFAKKISNEENAITNAVDICYGPTGSMRIMTANNDQQVRFFDVNSFACTNCYTFPWSVNNTSVSPDGKLLAVLGDSPECLLADAQSGKVVCDLKGHLDYSFASAWHPDGRILATGNQDTTCRLWDIRNTSQSIAVLKGRMGAIRAIKFTSDGRFMAMAEPADFVHIFDTQSDYDVCQEIDLFGEIAGISFSPDTEALFIGVADRTYGSVLEFNRKRYRGYLDYAL, from the exons ATGGCTCTCTATGAAAATCAGGATTTGGAGTATATGGTGGATGAGTACTACTATGACACTACTGATTTTGAGGACAGCACTTTCGGGGATGAGTCGTCGCCACGAAGTACTGATCTCGATGACTctgattttgaggatgatttcGAAGTG AGTAAGTCAAAGACGGATACATCAGCTGTAGAAGCTAGAAATGGCAAGGATATACAGGGAATTCCTTGGGAAAGGCTTAATTTTACCAGAAACAAGTACCGCGAGGCGAGGTTGAAGCAGTATAAGAACTATGAGAACCTCTCCCGTTCGCGTGAAGCTCTTGAAAAG GATTGTAAGGAAGTAGAAAAAGGACACAGCTTCTATGACTTCCAGTTCAATACAAGGCTCGTCAAATCAACTATTGTGCACTTTCAG TTGAGGAATCTCTTGTGGTCGACATCAAAACATGATGTGTATCTCATGCAAAATCATTCTGTGATGCACTGGTCCTCACTTCTCAGGAGGGGAAAAGAAGTGCTAAATGTTGCTAGGCCATTGGTGCCCACTATG AAGTATCCTGGATCAGAGGCTCAAACACTCACCCGAGTGCAGATTAGCAATATGGCTGTTAGGGATGGTTTGATGGCTGCTGGTGGTTTCCAAGGGGAGCTTATCTGTAAG TATTTAAACCAACCTGGAGTGGCATTTGCTAAAAAAATAAGTAACGAAGAGAATGCTATAACTAATGCCGTGGATATTTGTTATGGTCCAAC TGGCTCGATGAGGATAATGACTGCTAATAATGATCAGCAAGTCAGGTTTTTTGATGTGAACAGTTTTGCTTGCACCAATTGTTACACATTTCCTTGGTCTGTTAAC AACACCTCTGTTAGCCCCGATGGTAAATTACTTGCTGTCCTTGGTGATAGTCCAGAATGTCTACTTGCTGATGCTCAAAGTGGGAAG GTTGTCTGCGACCTAAAAGGTCACCTAGATTATTCATTTGCATCAGCTTGGCACCCGGACGGAAGAATTTTGGCAACTGGTAACCAAGACACAACTTGCAGGCTGTGGGATATAAGGAACACATCGCAGTCCATAGCAGTGCTCAAAGGAAGGATGGGTGCCATCCGTGCAATCAAGTTCACATCGGATGGGCGCTTCATGGCCATGGCGGAGCCAGCTGATTTTGTCCACATATTCGACACACAATCCGATTATGATGTCTGTCAAGAAATTGATTTGTTTGGTGAGATTGCTGGGATATCCTTCAGTCCTGATACTGAAGCTCTCTTTATTGGAGTGGCAGACCGAACCTATGGTAGCGTGTTGGAGTTCAACCGTAAACGCTACCGCGGCTACCTTGATTATGCTTTGTAG
- the LOC107867542 gene encoding uncharacterized WD repeat-containing protein C2A9.03 isoform X2 has protein sequence MTSSSIQGSSNQLLCTFSIRSRIAVIVRAAGASFPYGMLRNLLWSTSKHDVYLMQNHSVMHWSSLLRRGKEVLNVARPLVPTMKYPGSEAQTLTRVQISNMAVRDGLMAAGGFQGELICKYLNQPGVAFAKKISNEENAITNAVDICYGPTGSMRIMTANNDQQVRFFDVNSFACTNCYTFPWSVNNTSVSPDGKLLAVLGDSPECLLADAQSGKVVCDLKGHLDYSFASAWHPDGRILATGNQDTTCRLWDIRNTSQSIAVLKGRMGAIRAIKFTSDGRFMAMAEPADFVHIFDTQSDYDVCQEIDLFGEIAGISFSPDTEALFIGVADRTYGSVLEFNRKRYRGYLDYAL, from the exons ATGACTTCCAGTTCAATACAAGGCTCGTCAAATCAACTATTGTGCACTTTCAG CATTAGAAGCAGGATTGCAGTTATTGTGCGAGCAGCTGGCGCAAGCTTTCCATATGGTATG TTGAGGAATCTCTTGTGGTCGACATCAAAACATGATGTGTATCTCATGCAAAATCATTCTGTGATGCACTGGTCCTCACTTCTCAGGAGGGGAAAAGAAGTGCTAAATGTTGCTAGGCCATTGGTGCCCACTATG AAGTATCCTGGATCAGAGGCTCAAACACTCACCCGAGTGCAGATTAGCAATATGGCTGTTAGGGATGGTTTGATGGCTGCTGGTGGTTTCCAAGGGGAGCTTATCTGTAAG TATTTAAACCAACCTGGAGTGGCATTTGCTAAAAAAATAAGTAACGAAGAGAATGCTATAACTAATGCCGTGGATATTTGTTATGGTCCAAC TGGCTCGATGAGGATAATGACTGCTAATAATGATCAGCAAGTCAGGTTTTTTGATGTGAACAGTTTTGCTTGCACCAATTGTTACACATTTCCTTGGTCTGTTAAC AACACCTCTGTTAGCCCCGATGGTAAATTACTTGCTGTCCTTGGTGATAGTCCAGAATGTCTACTTGCTGATGCTCAAAGTGGGAAG GTTGTCTGCGACCTAAAAGGTCACCTAGATTATTCATTTGCATCAGCTTGGCACCCGGACGGAAGAATTTTGGCAACTGGTAACCAAGACACAACTTGCAGGCTGTGGGATATAAGGAACACATCGCAGTCCATAGCAGTGCTCAAAGGAAGGATGGGTGCCATCCGTGCAATCAAGTTCACATCGGATGGGCGCTTCATGGCCATGGCGGAGCCAGCTGATTTTGTCCACATATTCGACACACAATCCGATTATGATGTCTGTCAAGAAATTGATTTGTTTGGTGAGATTGCTGGGATATCCTTCAGTCCTGATACTGAAGCTCTCTTTATTGGAGTGGCAGACCGAACCTATGGTAGCGTGTTGGAGTTCAACCGTAAACGCTACCGCGGCTACCTTGATTATGCTTTGTAG
- the LOC107867542 gene encoding uncharacterized WD repeat-containing protein C2A9.03 isoform X3, with the protein MHCYCIYLSALEAGLQLLCEQLAQAFHMLRNLLWSTSKHDVYLMQNHSVMHWSSLLRRGKEVLNVARPLVPTMKYPGSEAQTLTRVQISNMAVRDGLMAAGGFQGELICKYLNQPGVAFAKKISNEENAITNAVDICYGPTGSMRIMTANNDQQVRFFDVNSFACTNCYTFPWSVNNTSVSPDGKLLAVLGDSPECLLADAQSGKVVCDLKGHLDYSFASAWHPDGRILATGNQDTTCRLWDIRNTSQSIAVLKGRMGAIRAIKFTSDGRFMAMAEPADFVHIFDTQSDYDVCQEIDLFGEIAGISFSPDTEALFIGVADRTYGSVLEFNRKRYRGYLDYAL; encoded by the exons ATGCATTGCTATTGTATCTATCTTTCAGCATTAGAAGCAGGATTGCAGTTATTGTGCGAGCAGCTGGCGCAAGCTTTCCATATG TTGAGGAATCTCTTGTGGTCGACATCAAAACATGATGTGTATCTCATGCAAAATCATTCTGTGATGCACTGGTCCTCACTTCTCAGGAGGGGAAAAGAAGTGCTAAATGTTGCTAGGCCATTGGTGCCCACTATG AAGTATCCTGGATCAGAGGCTCAAACACTCACCCGAGTGCAGATTAGCAATATGGCTGTTAGGGATGGTTTGATGGCTGCTGGTGGTTTCCAAGGGGAGCTTATCTGTAAG TATTTAAACCAACCTGGAGTGGCATTTGCTAAAAAAATAAGTAACGAAGAGAATGCTATAACTAATGCCGTGGATATTTGTTATGGTCCAAC TGGCTCGATGAGGATAATGACTGCTAATAATGATCAGCAAGTCAGGTTTTTTGATGTGAACAGTTTTGCTTGCACCAATTGTTACACATTTCCTTGGTCTGTTAAC AACACCTCTGTTAGCCCCGATGGTAAATTACTTGCTGTCCTTGGTGATAGTCCAGAATGTCTACTTGCTGATGCTCAAAGTGGGAAG GTTGTCTGCGACCTAAAAGGTCACCTAGATTATTCATTTGCATCAGCTTGGCACCCGGACGGAAGAATTTTGGCAACTGGTAACCAAGACACAACTTGCAGGCTGTGGGATATAAGGAACACATCGCAGTCCATAGCAGTGCTCAAAGGAAGGATGGGTGCCATCCGTGCAATCAAGTTCACATCGGATGGGCGCTTCATGGCCATGGCGGAGCCAGCTGATTTTGTCCACATATTCGACACACAATCCGATTATGATGTCTGTCAAGAAATTGATTTGTTTGGTGAGATTGCTGGGATATCCTTCAGTCCTGATACTGAAGCTCTCTTTATTGGAGTGGCAGACCGAACCTATGGTAGCGTGTTGGAGTTCAACCGTAAACGCTACCGCGGCTACCTTGATTATGCTTTGTAG
- the LOC107867542 gene encoding uncharacterized WD repeat-containing protein C2A9.03 isoform X4 yields the protein MLRNLLWSTSKHDVYLMQNHSVMHWSSLLRRGKEVLNVARPLVPTMKYPGSEAQTLTRVQISNMAVRDGLMAAGGFQGELICKYLNQPGVAFAKKISNEENAITNAVDICYGPTGSMRIMTANNDQQVRFFDVNSFACTNCYTFPWSVNNTSVSPDGKLLAVLGDSPECLLADAQSGKVVCDLKGHLDYSFASAWHPDGRILATGNQDTTCRLWDIRNTSQSIAVLKGRMGAIRAIKFTSDGRFMAMAEPADFVHIFDTQSDYDVCQEIDLFGEIAGISFSPDTEALFIGVADRTYGSVLEFNRKRYRGYLDYAL from the exons ATG TTGAGGAATCTCTTGTGGTCGACATCAAAACATGATGTGTATCTCATGCAAAATCATTCTGTGATGCACTGGTCCTCACTTCTCAGGAGGGGAAAAGAAGTGCTAAATGTTGCTAGGCCATTGGTGCCCACTATG AAGTATCCTGGATCAGAGGCTCAAACACTCACCCGAGTGCAGATTAGCAATATGGCTGTTAGGGATGGTTTGATGGCTGCTGGTGGTTTCCAAGGGGAGCTTATCTGTAAG TATTTAAACCAACCTGGAGTGGCATTTGCTAAAAAAATAAGTAACGAAGAGAATGCTATAACTAATGCCGTGGATATTTGTTATGGTCCAAC TGGCTCGATGAGGATAATGACTGCTAATAATGATCAGCAAGTCAGGTTTTTTGATGTGAACAGTTTTGCTTGCACCAATTGTTACACATTTCCTTGGTCTGTTAAC AACACCTCTGTTAGCCCCGATGGTAAATTACTTGCTGTCCTTGGTGATAGTCCAGAATGTCTACTTGCTGATGCTCAAAGTGGGAAG GTTGTCTGCGACCTAAAAGGTCACCTAGATTATTCATTTGCATCAGCTTGGCACCCGGACGGAAGAATTTTGGCAACTGGTAACCAAGACACAACTTGCAGGCTGTGGGATATAAGGAACACATCGCAGTCCATAGCAGTGCTCAAAGGAAGGATGGGTGCCATCCGTGCAATCAAGTTCACATCGGATGGGCGCTTCATGGCCATGGCGGAGCCAGCTGATTTTGTCCACATATTCGACACACAATCCGATTATGATGTCTGTCAAGAAATTGATTTGTTTGGTGAGATTGCTGGGATATCCTTCAGTCCTGATACTGAAGCTCTCTTTATTGGAGTGGCAGACCGAACCTATGGTAGCGTGTTGGAGTTCAACCGTAAACGCTACCGCGGCTACCTTGATTATGCTTTGTAG